The following coding sequences lie in one Ctenopharyngodon idella isolate HZGC_01 chromosome 11, HZGC01, whole genome shotgun sequence genomic window:
- the appl1 gene encoding DCC-interacting protein 13-alpha isoform X2 yields the protein MPGIDKLPIEETLEDSPQTRSLLGVFEEDTAAMSSYFSQLFKAMQRIYDAQNELSAATHLTSKLLKDYEKQRFPLGGDDEVMSSTLQQFAKVIDELSSCHAVLSTQLADAMMFPITQFKERDLREILILKEVFQIASDDHDAAINRYSRLSKRKENEKVKNEVMEDVYTSRKKQHETIMHYFASLNMLQYKKKIALLEPLLGYMQAQISFFKLGSENLTQQWEDFLTNIGTSVQNVRREMDSDAEAMEQTIQDLKEASDPLYMPDPDPNMVPVNRNLTRKAGYLNTRNKTGLVSSSWDRQYFFTQGGNLMSQSRGDVAGGLVMDIDNCSVMAVDCEDRRFCFQITAFDGKKAAILQAESRKDCEEWIATINNISKRIYLSENPEEIAARVNQSALEAVTPSPSFQQRHESFRPSMQGRAKAARSGSQCSVGSESPALSSLSLDSLVAPDTPIQFDIISPVSEEHTSQAKSGQGRTNPFGESGGPQSEESEDSILHQLFIVRFLGSMEVKATESSDVIYETMRQILAARAIHNIFRMTESHLLVTCECLKLIDPQTQVTRLRFSLSSVVLCASHQENKRLFGFVLQTAGGRVDGRPVTVCYVFESNNDGEKICDSVGLAKQIALHSEMDRKASQKQRELDKAKEKQQEELHKQKQIEKDLEEQSRLIAASSRPNQPAADGQILVLSNSQSEDSDVGDEGQKKGESEA from the exons ATGCCTGGAATTGATAAATTACCGATAGAGGAAACTCTGGAGGACAGTCCGCAG ACTCGCTCTCTGCTCGGGGTGTTTGAAGAAGATACAGCAGCGATGTCCAGCTATTTCAGTCAGCTCTTCAAAGCCATGCAGAGAATCTATGACGCCCAG AATGAACTGAGTGCTGCCACACATTTGACATCTAAATTACTGAAAGACTACGAGAAACAG CGTTTTCCTCTGGGGGGCGACGATGAGGTCATGAGCTCCACTTTGCAGCAGTTTGCCAAAGTCATTGACGAG CTCAGCTCCTGTCACGCCGTTCTCTCCACTCAGCTCGCAGACGCCATGATGTTCCCCATCACACAGTTTAAAGAGAGAGACTTGAGAG AAATTCTCATCCTGAAGGAAGTGTTTCAGATTGCAAGTGATG ATCACGATGCAGCAATAAACAGATACAGTCGTCTGTCTAAGCGAAAGGAAAATGAGAAG GTGAAGAATGAAGTGATGGAGGACGTGTACACGTCCAGGAAAAAACAGCACGAGACCATAATGCACTACTTCGCATCACTCAACATGCTGCAGTACAAGAAGAAGATTGCGCTGTTGGAGCCGTTACTGGGATATATGCAGGCGCAG ATCAGTTTTTTCAAACTGGGATCAGAGAATCTGACGCAGCAATGGGAGGATTTTCTCACCAACATTGGAACCAGTGTGCAGAA TGTTCGGAGGGAAATGGACAGTGATGCTGAAGCTATGGAGCAGACGATTCAAGACCTGAAAGAGGCCAGTGACCCGCTCTACATGCCCGACCCAGACCCGAACATGGTCCCTGTGAACCGCAACCTGACCCGCAAGGCCGGCTACCTCAACACTCGCAA TAAAACTGGCCTGGTGTCATCCAGCTGGGACCGGCAGTACTTCTTCACCCAGGGAGGAAACCTCATGAGCCAATCGCGTGGAGACGTAGCTGGAGGTCTCGTTATGGACATTGACAACTGCTCCGTCATGGCTGTGGACTGTGAGGACCGCCGATTCTGCTTTCAGATCACAGCGTTTGATGGAAAGAA GGCGGCCATATTACAGGCGGAGAGCAGGAAAGACTGTGAGGAG tgGATTGCAACAATAAACAACATCTCTAAGAGGATATATCTCAGTGAAAACCCAGAG GAAATCGCAGCGAGAGTGAATCAGTCGGCTCTGGAGGCTGTGACACCTTCTCCATCCTTTCAACAGCGACACGAGAGTTTCAGGCCGAGCAT GCAAGGTCGAGCCAAAGCGGCCCGGTCAGGCAGTCAGTGCTCCGTGGGCTCCGAGTCTCCGGCACTGTCGTCTCTGTCTCTGGATTCGCTGGTGGCTCCGGACACGCCCATTCAGTTTGACATCATCTCACCCGTCAGCGAGGAGCACACGAGTCAGGCTAAGAGCGGCCAGGGCAG GACCAATCCATTCGGGGAATCTGGAGGGCCACAATCTGAAGAAAGTGAAG ACTCGATCCTGCACCAGCTTTTCATCGTTCGGTTCTTGGGCTCCATGGAGGTGAAGGCCACAGAGAGCTCTGATGTCATCTATGAGACCATGAGACAGATCCTGGCAGCCCGAGCCATCCACAACATCTTCAGGATGACCGAGTCTCATCTGCTCGTCACATGCGAATGCTTGAA GCTGATTGACCCACAGACGCAAGTCACAAGACTACGG TTCTCTCTCTCCAGCGTTGTGCTGTGTGCGTCACATCAGGAGAACAAGCGCTTGTTTGGTTTTGTGCTGCAGACGGCAGGAGGACGAGTGGATGGACGGCCTGTTACTGTCTGCTACGTCTTTGAGTCAaacaatgatggagagaag ATCTGTGACAGTGTAGGACTGGCAAAACAGATCGCCCTCCACTCCGAGATG GACCGCAAAGCCTCACAGAAACAGAGAGAGCTGGACAAAGCCAAGGAGAAACAACAGGAAGAACTCcataaacaaaaacagataGAGAAG
- the appl1 gene encoding DCC-interacting protein 13-alpha isoform X1, which produces MPGIDKLPIEETLEDSPQTRSLLGVFEEDTAAMSSYFSQLFKAMQRIYDAQNELSAATHLTSKLLKDYEKQRFPLGGDDEVMSSTLQQFAKVIDELSSCHAVLSTQLADAMMFPITQFKERDLREILILKEVFQIASDDHDAAINRYSRLSKRKENEKVKNEVMEDVYTSRKKQHETIMHYFASLNMLQYKKKIALLEPLLGYMQAQISFFKLGSENLTQQWEDFLTNIGTSVQNVRREMDSDAEAMEQTIQDLKEASDPLYMPDPDPNMVPVNRNLTRKAGYLNTRNKTGLVSSSWDRQYFFTQGGNLMSQSRGDVAGGLVMDIDNCSVMAVDCEDRRFCFQITAFDGKKAAILQAESRKDCEEWIATINNISKRIYLSENPEEIAARVNQSALEAVTPSPSFQQRHESFRPSMQGRAKAARSGSQCSVGSESPALSSLSLDSLVAPDTPIQFDIISPVSEEHTSQAKSGQGRRTNPFGESGGPQSEESEDSILHQLFIVRFLGSMEVKATESSDVIYETMRQILAARAIHNIFRMTESHLLVTCECLKLIDPQTQVTRLRFSLSSVVLCASHQENKRLFGFVLQTAGGRVDGRPVTVCYVFESNNDGEKICDSVGLAKQIALHSEMDRKASQKQRELDKAKEKQQEELHKQKQIEKDLEEQSRLIAASSRPNQPAADGQILVLSNSQSEDSDVGDEGQKKGESEA; this is translated from the exons ATGCCTGGAATTGATAAATTACCGATAGAGGAAACTCTGGAGGACAGTCCGCAG ACTCGCTCTCTGCTCGGGGTGTTTGAAGAAGATACAGCAGCGATGTCCAGCTATTTCAGTCAGCTCTTCAAAGCCATGCAGAGAATCTATGACGCCCAG AATGAACTGAGTGCTGCCACACATTTGACATCTAAATTACTGAAAGACTACGAGAAACAG CGTTTTCCTCTGGGGGGCGACGATGAGGTCATGAGCTCCACTTTGCAGCAGTTTGCCAAAGTCATTGACGAG CTCAGCTCCTGTCACGCCGTTCTCTCCACTCAGCTCGCAGACGCCATGATGTTCCCCATCACACAGTTTAAAGAGAGAGACTTGAGAG AAATTCTCATCCTGAAGGAAGTGTTTCAGATTGCAAGTGATG ATCACGATGCAGCAATAAACAGATACAGTCGTCTGTCTAAGCGAAAGGAAAATGAGAAG GTGAAGAATGAAGTGATGGAGGACGTGTACACGTCCAGGAAAAAACAGCACGAGACCATAATGCACTACTTCGCATCACTCAACATGCTGCAGTACAAGAAGAAGATTGCGCTGTTGGAGCCGTTACTGGGATATATGCAGGCGCAG ATCAGTTTTTTCAAACTGGGATCAGAGAATCTGACGCAGCAATGGGAGGATTTTCTCACCAACATTGGAACCAGTGTGCAGAA TGTTCGGAGGGAAATGGACAGTGATGCTGAAGCTATGGAGCAGACGATTCAAGACCTGAAAGAGGCCAGTGACCCGCTCTACATGCCCGACCCAGACCCGAACATGGTCCCTGTGAACCGCAACCTGACCCGCAAGGCCGGCTACCTCAACACTCGCAA TAAAACTGGCCTGGTGTCATCCAGCTGGGACCGGCAGTACTTCTTCACCCAGGGAGGAAACCTCATGAGCCAATCGCGTGGAGACGTAGCTGGAGGTCTCGTTATGGACATTGACAACTGCTCCGTCATGGCTGTGGACTGTGAGGACCGCCGATTCTGCTTTCAGATCACAGCGTTTGATGGAAAGAA GGCGGCCATATTACAGGCGGAGAGCAGGAAAGACTGTGAGGAG tgGATTGCAACAATAAACAACATCTCTAAGAGGATATATCTCAGTGAAAACCCAGAG GAAATCGCAGCGAGAGTGAATCAGTCGGCTCTGGAGGCTGTGACACCTTCTCCATCCTTTCAACAGCGACACGAGAGTTTCAGGCCGAGCAT GCAAGGTCGAGCCAAAGCGGCCCGGTCAGGCAGTCAGTGCTCCGTGGGCTCCGAGTCTCCGGCACTGTCGTCTCTGTCTCTGGATTCGCTGGTGGCTCCGGACACGCCCATTCAGTTTGACATCATCTCACCCGTCAGCGAGGAGCACACGAGTCAGGCTAAGAGCGGCCAGGGCAG AAGGACCAATCCATTCGGGGAATCTGGAGGGCCACAATCTGAAGAAAGTGAAG ACTCGATCCTGCACCAGCTTTTCATCGTTCGGTTCTTGGGCTCCATGGAGGTGAAGGCCACAGAGAGCTCTGATGTCATCTATGAGACCATGAGACAGATCCTGGCAGCCCGAGCCATCCACAACATCTTCAGGATGACCGAGTCTCATCTGCTCGTCACATGCGAATGCTTGAA GCTGATTGACCCACAGACGCAAGTCACAAGACTACGG TTCTCTCTCTCCAGCGTTGTGCTGTGTGCGTCACATCAGGAGAACAAGCGCTTGTTTGGTTTTGTGCTGCAGACGGCAGGAGGACGAGTGGATGGACGGCCTGTTACTGTCTGCTACGTCTTTGAGTCAaacaatgatggagagaag ATCTGTGACAGTGTAGGACTGGCAAAACAGATCGCCCTCCACTCCGAGATG GACCGCAAAGCCTCACAGAAACAGAGAGAGCTGGACAAAGCCAAGGAGAAACAACAGGAAGAACTCcataaacaaaaacagataGAGAAG
- the asb14a gene encoding dynein axonemal heavy chain 12 isoform X2 translates to MDLETSRGLFGDDDVATQLMIEQSLLQRHKQSQIKSSVSGDARRIIQISPEREKIFNAIKHGDENALRKLAVHQHAFSEEDDTGFVPLHEAAIQNNQNILQITFTASPEDAKHRKTHRGMTALFLAVEKGLLDNACFLLDNGSSPDSLDKEEDSPLVVAIRNNHYDMTKLLLNFSARVNQEGAHRRTALHEAARLGLTDFVDLLLKYGAHPDARSSYGLTPLALAAQAGHLEIIRMLLRRGADVESQAQDSATILFEASASGNPDVISLLLEYGADANVPKHTGHLPIHRVAHRGHVKALALLIPVTTWEAVDDSGISPLHSAAAGGHTQCLEMLLKAGYDPNFMLHPWVRRSYDDKRQSALYFAVSNDDIASTRVLLEAGAMPNQDPVKCLQVALRLGNYELINMLLRYGANVNYFCRVNTTHFPSALQYALKDEVVLRMLCNYGYDVERCFDCPYGEGSHVPDGYEGWSDTVIKDTLFCEVICVSWLKHLTGNVVRIMLDYVDHLTFCSKLKAVLMEQKQWAEICKIQENVRCLQHLCRLKIRACLGRLRLRAPIFMSFLPLPDRLKQYILYREYDLYSQKCQTQSK, encoded by the exons ATGGATTTGGAAACATCCAGAGGGCTTTTTGGTGACGATGATGTGGCGACTCAACTCATGATCGAACAGAGTCTCCTGCAGCGCCACAAGCAATCCCAGATCAAGAGCTCTGTGTCTGGTGACGCCCGCAG GATCATTCAGATCAGCCCTGAGAGAGAGAAGATAttcaatgcaataaaacatg GTGATGAAAACGCCCTCCGTAAGCTGGCTGTCCATCAGCATGCCTTCTCTGAAGAGGACGACACAGGCTTTGTGCCCTTACACGAGGCCGCCATACAGAACAACCAAAACATCCTCCAGATCACATTCACGG CCTCTCCTGAGGATGCAAAGCACAGAAAGACTCACCGGGGAATGACCGCTCTCTTCTTAGCTGTGGAAAAAGGTCTTTTGGACAACGCTTGTTTCCTGCTGGACAACGGCAGCAGTCCAGACAGCCTGGATAAAGAAGAAGACTCGCCTCTCGTTGTAG CTATAAGAAATAACCACTACGACATGACAAAGCTTCTGCTCAACTTCAGCGCCAGAGTTAACCAGGAGGGGGCGCACCGCAGGACCGCCCTGCATGAAGCCGCTCGACTGGGCCTGACGGATTTCGTGGATCTGCTGTTGAAGTACGGAGCTCATCCTGACGCCAGAAGCTCCTACGGCCTGACCCCGTTAGCATTAGCTGCACAGGCGGGACACCTGGAGATCATTCGAATGCTTCTCCGGAGAG GTGCTGATGTGGAGTCTCAGGCTCAGGATAGCGCGACCATACTGTTTGAGGCGTCTGCTTCAGGAAACCCTGACGTCATATCATTACTGCTGGAGTACGGGGCGGATGCAAACGTCCCCAAACACACGGGACACCTTCCCATCCACAGAGTGGCCCATCGTGGACATGTGAA GGCTCTGGCTCTCCTGATTCCCGTCACGACGTGGGAGGCGGTGGATGACAGTGGAATCAGTCCTCTTCATTCAGCAGCGGCTGGAGGACACACACAGTGTCTGGAGATGCTGCTGAAAGCTGGTTACGACCCCAACTTCATGCTTCACCCATGGGTGCGGCGCAGCTATGACGACAAGCGTCAGTCTGCGCTGTACTTCGCCGTGTCCAATGACGACATCGCCTCCACCAGAGTTTTACTGGAGGCTGGAGCGATGCCCAACCAGGACCCCGTCAAATGCCTCCAGGTGGCGCTGCGTCTGGGCAACTATGAGCTTATCAACATGTTGCTTCGATATGGAGCCAATGTGAATTACTTCTGCAGGGTGAACACCACTCACTTCCCCTCGGCCTTACAGTACGCTCTGAAGGACGAGGTGGTGCTGCGGATGCTGTGTAACTATGGTTACGATGTGGAGCGATGCTTTGACTGTCCGTACGGAGAGGGATCACATGTGCCTGATGGTTATGAGGGCTGGAGTGACACTGTCATTAAAGACACCCTG TTCTGTGAGGTCATATGTGTTTCATGGCTGAAGCACCTCACAGGAAACGTGGTCCGCATCATGCTGGATTACGTAGATCACCTGACCTTTTGCTCCAAACTGAAGGCTGTGCTCATGGAGCAAAAACAGTGGGCTGAAATATGCAAAATTCAAG AGAACGTGCGCTGTCTGCAGCATCTGTGCCGGCTGAAGATCAGAGCGTGTTTGGGTCGACTGCGCTTGAGAGCTCCGATTTTCATGAGTTTCCTTCCACTGCCGGACCGACTGAAGCAGTACATCCTGTACAGAGAGTATGATCTCTACAGTCAGAAGTGCCAAACACAGAGCAAATGA
- the asb14a gene encoding dynein axonemal heavy chain 12 isoform X1, translating to MDLETSRGLFGDDDVATQLMIEQSLLQRHKQSQIKSSVSGDARRIIQISPEREKIFNAIKHGDENALRKLAVHQHAFSEEDDTGFVPLHEAAIQNNQNILQITFTASPEDAKHRKTHRGMTALFLAVEKGLLDNACFLLDNGSSPDSLDKEEDSPLVVDLFIPTAIRNNHYDMTKLLLNFSARVNQEGAHRRTALHEAARLGLTDFVDLLLKYGAHPDARSSYGLTPLALAAQAGHLEIIRMLLRRGADVESQAQDSATILFEASASGNPDVISLLLEYGADANVPKHTGHLPIHRVAHRGHVKALALLIPVTTWEAVDDSGISPLHSAAAGGHTQCLEMLLKAGYDPNFMLHPWVRRSYDDKRQSALYFAVSNDDIASTRVLLEAGAMPNQDPVKCLQVALRLGNYELINMLLRYGANVNYFCRVNTTHFPSALQYALKDEVVLRMLCNYGYDVERCFDCPYGEGSHVPDGYEGWSDTVIKDTLFCEVICVSWLKHLTGNVVRIMLDYVDHLTFCSKLKAVLMEQKQWAEICKIQENVRCLQHLCRLKIRACLGRLRLRAPIFMSFLPLPDRLKQYILYREYDLYSQKCQTQSK from the exons ATGGATTTGGAAACATCCAGAGGGCTTTTTGGTGACGATGATGTGGCGACTCAACTCATGATCGAACAGAGTCTCCTGCAGCGCCACAAGCAATCCCAGATCAAGAGCTCTGTGTCTGGTGACGCCCGCAG GATCATTCAGATCAGCCCTGAGAGAGAGAAGATAttcaatgcaataaaacatg GTGATGAAAACGCCCTCCGTAAGCTGGCTGTCCATCAGCATGCCTTCTCTGAAGAGGACGACACAGGCTTTGTGCCCTTACACGAGGCCGCCATACAGAACAACCAAAACATCCTCCAGATCACATTCACGG CCTCTCCTGAGGATGCAAAGCACAGAAAGACTCACCGGGGAATGACCGCTCTCTTCTTAGCTGTGGAAAAAGGTCTTTTGGACAACGCTTGTTTCCTGCTGGACAACGGCAGCAGTCCAGACAGCCTGGATAAAGAAGAAGACTCGCCTCTCGTTGTAG ATCTTTTTATTCCCACAGCTATAAGAAATAACCACTACGACATGACAAAGCTTCTGCTCAACTTCAGCGCCAGAGTTAACCAGGAGGGGGCGCACCGCAGGACCGCCCTGCATGAAGCCGCTCGACTGGGCCTGACGGATTTCGTGGATCTGCTGTTGAAGTACGGAGCTCATCCTGACGCCAGAAGCTCCTACGGCCTGACCCCGTTAGCATTAGCTGCACAGGCGGGACACCTGGAGATCATTCGAATGCTTCTCCGGAGAG GTGCTGATGTGGAGTCTCAGGCTCAGGATAGCGCGACCATACTGTTTGAGGCGTCTGCTTCAGGAAACCCTGACGTCATATCATTACTGCTGGAGTACGGGGCGGATGCAAACGTCCCCAAACACACGGGACACCTTCCCATCCACAGAGTGGCCCATCGTGGACATGTGAA GGCTCTGGCTCTCCTGATTCCCGTCACGACGTGGGAGGCGGTGGATGACAGTGGAATCAGTCCTCTTCATTCAGCAGCGGCTGGAGGACACACACAGTGTCTGGAGATGCTGCTGAAAGCTGGTTACGACCCCAACTTCATGCTTCACCCATGGGTGCGGCGCAGCTATGACGACAAGCGTCAGTCTGCGCTGTACTTCGCCGTGTCCAATGACGACATCGCCTCCACCAGAGTTTTACTGGAGGCTGGAGCGATGCCCAACCAGGACCCCGTCAAATGCCTCCAGGTGGCGCTGCGTCTGGGCAACTATGAGCTTATCAACATGTTGCTTCGATATGGAGCCAATGTGAATTACTTCTGCAGGGTGAACACCACTCACTTCCCCTCGGCCTTACAGTACGCTCTGAAGGACGAGGTGGTGCTGCGGATGCTGTGTAACTATGGTTACGATGTGGAGCGATGCTTTGACTGTCCGTACGGAGAGGGATCACATGTGCCTGATGGTTATGAGGGCTGGAGTGACACTGTCATTAAAGACACCCTG TTCTGTGAGGTCATATGTGTTTCATGGCTGAAGCACCTCACAGGAAACGTGGTCCGCATCATGCTGGATTACGTAGATCACCTGACCTTTTGCTCCAAACTGAAGGCTGTGCTCATGGAGCAAAAACAGTGGGCTGAAATATGCAAAATTCAAG AGAACGTGCGCTGTCTGCAGCATCTGTGCCGGCTGAAGATCAGAGCGTGTTTGGGTCGACTGCGCTTGAGAGCTCCGATTTTCATGAGTTTCCTTCCACTGCCGGACCGACTGAAGCAGTACATCCTGTACAGAGAGTATGATCTCTACAGTCAGAAGTGCCAAACACAGAGCAAATGA